CTACCGGCGCGCCGACCTCGCGCTGTACCGCGCCAAGGCCGAGGGCCGCGGCACATACCGTGTCTTCGCGACCGACATGGACGAGGAGGCGGAAGAGCGCCATGCCCTCGAGAGCGATCTGCGGCAGGCTCTGGCGGACGGCTCGCTCGACCTGCACTACCAGCCGCAGGTGGATGGTGCGTCGGGCAAGCTGTTGGGTTTCGAGGCACTCGTCCGCTGGCTCCATCCGGTGCGCGGCCCGATCGCGCCGACCGTGTTCGTATCCTTGGCGGAAGAGAGCGGCCTCATCGTCGCCCTCGGTGACTGGGTGCTGCGCGAAGCGTGCCGGGAGGCGGCATCCTGGGCTTCCGAATTGAAGGTCTCGGTGAACCTGTCACCGCGCCAGCTGCTGAAGCCCGATCTGCCCGAGACCGTGCTGGCGGTGCTGGCGGAGACCGGGCTGTCGCCGGACCGGCTCGAGCTCGAGGTCACGGAGAGCGTGATCATCAACGACATGTCGCGGGCCATCGGAATCCTGCGCCGCCTGAAGAGCTTCGGGATCCGCATCAGCATGGACGATTTCGGCACCGGCTACGCCTCGCTCGCGACGCTCCAGGCGTTCCCGTTCGACAAGATGAAGATCGACCGCTCGTTCATCGCACAGCTCGAATCCGACCCGCAGGCCGCGGTGATCGTGCGGGCCGTGCTCAGCCTGGGGCGAAGCCTGCGGATGAGCGTCGTCGCCGAGGGCGTGGAGACCCCCGCGCAGCGCCGATTCCTGGCGGATGAAGCCTGCGGCGAGATGCAGGGCTACCTCTTCGGCAAGCCCGGTCCGATCAGCGACTATGCGGCGATGCTCAGCGCTCCGGACCTGTGCGGCGGGCCGGCCGGTCCGGCGGCCAAGGTCGCCTGAGCGTCACCTGCCGCGTGATCGAAGGGGGTGGCGCGAGAAGCCCTGCCTCCGATCAGATCCCGACGGCGGGACATGCCGCGACGTTGGCCGTGGATCGGAGGGAGGCCACGCCGAAGTGCTGTTCCGGCCCGCACCGCCAATCTCTCGGTGCGCCCTTCACCGCGTCCCGGCCCGGTCTCTACCCAAGGCGCGCGGCCCCGCCCCCGTCTGGTGCGAACTTCAGCAGCGATCGCACGGCTGACGGTGTGGCGCAGCTGCGCGAAAGCATCCTGCAGCTTCGGACACAGGATCGGCGCCAGACCGTTGGAGGCCCGAGGAGGCGGCCGGCCGAGGCCGCTCACCGGCGGGCAGAGGGACCCGGCCGGGTTGGCGGTTCGGGGCGCTCACCAGTCGCTGAGCGGGGCGCGCTTCCACCGGTCGGTGGCGACGCAGCGATACTCGTAGGCCTCGTCCCAGGCATGGTCGCCGGCCACGCAGGGTTCGCGGCTGCTGCGGGGTGGCCGCGGCTGCGTCTCGCGCACGGACGCCGCTTCGACATCTCCGGCATCGCTCACCCGGAACACCGGGCCACCGCCCGTCCCGTAGACCAGATCACGCCCGTCGAAACCGAGGCTGCGGGAGAAGCCTCCCTCCTTCGAGCCGTCGAGGCCGATCGCCTGTCCCGGCCCCAGCAGGATGGGCACGCCGGTGAAACGGGCCGCGGCGGCGTCGATCCCGATGCCGTAGACTCCTTCTCCTTGAAACGAGAGGCCGCGGTCGGTGATCGAGCCGGCGAGGTTGCCCATCAGGATGCCGTATCCGGTATGGGCGCCCGCGACGCCACCCGTGGAGATCTGCAGGCCGACCCGCTGGCGGTTGCGATCGGTCGTCGGCGACTGCGCGGAGACGTCGATCTCGGCACCGATGCAGGAGGCGACCGGATCCGCCTCGTCGGTCGTGTCCACGCAGTTGAAGTTGCCGGCCCAGGACGGCCCGACCGGTCCGATCCCGTTGGCTTCCTTGAAGATCGTGCCGTTGACGGCGACGTTCTGCGCGCCGGTACTGGCGAGGGCGCGGTTGTGGAGCTCGCCCGTGATCGTCCACTCGTATCCCGCGTTGTGCGGGCCGGTGGAGCCGAGCGCCCAGATCGCCTTGTAGGTGTGCGTGGCTTCGCCCGATCCCTCCGGCACATGCCGGTCGACCCGCAGGGTCGCGGCCGGGTCGAAAACCTGTGGCCGGTTCCACAGGAAGACGTGGCCCCCGTCGAGTCCGGGCAGACCGGTGCCCTGGACATCGCGGGAGAAGTTTGGCGGCCATGGCGGTGTCGACGCCGAGTCCGGCGGCCGCCCAGGAGCCTCCGCAGCTGCGGGAACCGCTAGGCCGGGCGCCAGCCCGAGCACGAAAAGCGGCAGAAGCGTCCGGCCTCGGCGGCTGCGCATGGTCGTCTCCGGATGTCCTGCAGGAGCGCGAGCCCCCGCGCCGGCTCGGCAAGTACCGGCCCGCGGCAAGATAGGCCGGTCTTCGGGGCGGACGAGCGCGCCGCCCGGGCTGCAGGCATTCAGCGATCGCGGGCGGCGCCGGGCTTTCGATGCGCTTCGTAGGCCGCCGCCGATACCGGCCGGGACTCGCCGCGTGTTCCAGTTCGACGCTTCGGCGCCCCTCGACGATGTCGCTAAAATAATAATTCGTCCCAACTACAGCATAAAATAAGTATTAGTAAATCCAGTAGAAATTGACTGGGATCCCGTCACGTTGGTCGGAAGGGGCAGGAACATCGGCCATGTCCCACAGCAGCAGGTCCATCGGCACCTTCGTCGAGCGACGCGCGTCCGAGCGGAAGCCGACCGCCCTGCTGGCTTTCGCGCAGCATGCGAACGGGTGGCGCTTTCCCTGCCAAGTGAAGAACATCTCCGATCGTGGCGCGATGCTGGAATTTCTCGGCACGCAGGCGGTGATGCTGGAGGACGCGTTCGACTTGGTCTTGGCCAACGCGGAGACGCGCTATTCGGTCAAGCTCATCTGGCGGAAGGAGCGAACGGCCGGTGTCGTGTTCTGTCCCGAGCCCGAGTGACGGACGGCTCAGACCGCGAGGGTCGCCATCAGCGTCAGTCCGACGGCAGGCAGTGCCAGAGCCAGGACGGCGAACGTGTCGAGGGGTGCGGGCCTGCCGGCGGCGAGCCATCGGTGCTCGGCAAATTTCTCCGCCGCGAAGCCGCCCAGCACGAGGATGCAGCCGATGAAGGTCGAAAGCGCGGACATGTGCCCTCTCCGGTTCGCGACGCAGAAGCCCGGCGCCTGATCTGAACTACCCGGCGGACCGCGATATGGTTTCCCGGGATTGCAAGGACGCGACCGGAAAACGCCCTACCAGCGCGATCGGCGGGCGGGCTGGCACTCCGCAGGGGCCGATTTTGATGGCGTCTCTTCCGGCGCGGCCCCGCGTCGCTCCACCGATGAGCGCCATCCGTTTCCGTGCTGCACGACGCCTTTCCACGCCGCCCGACGCACCCGCACATTGTCCGTCTAAGCTTGCAATCCCGTCGCGATCCGGTGAGGCCGTCGGCCGATCTCCGGCGCGCGACGCGTCGCCGAGTGGCGGGAGGCATGGACCCGGAATGACGAGCGGCAACGGCGTAGCGGTCGGGCAGGATGGCTGGCTTTACTGGGTCGGACGGGCCCGGGAGGTCGAAACCTTCTACGGCGACACCGTCACCTCCCGCCGGATCCTTCAGCGCTGGGCGCGCCTGATCGACGGGCGCGCGCGCCGGCTGGACCGGCTCGGGATCCGCCACGCGCACACCGTGGTTCCCGACAAGCTCGCGGTCTACCCGGACCTGCTCGGTCGTCCCTTCCCCGGTGTCGACGATCCGCCGGGGGTCCGGCTGGCGCGGCTGACGCAGACCCCGATGGTTGACCTGATGGCGCCGCTCCTGGCAGCCCGGGCGGAAGAGCCCGTCTACCTGCGCACCGATACCCATTGGTCCTATCGCGGGTATCTCGTCGCCTACCGGGCTCTCTGCGAGGCCCTGGATGCCCCGGTTGCCGAGCATGTGTTCGCGGGCACACATGCGCGGGAGCGCTTCACCTTCGACCTCGGCGAGAAGCTCAGCCCGGCGGTCGCGGAGGACTACGTCGCCTACGACTTCCCAAGGCGTGCCGGACGGATCGACGCGAACGCCCTGGTGCATGTCCGTGAGAGCGGTCGAACGGTCAGGCCCCGGGGGCTGTTCGTCGGCTCCCGGGTCGTGCTGCGCAACCCTCAGGCCGCCGATCCCCGCCGGTTGGTGCTGTTCGGCGACTCGTACATCTACAACCCGGGTGCGCGCCTCACCGCCATGCTGGCGGAGACGTTCGCCGAAGTGCACGCGATTTGGTCGGCGAATATCGATTGGGCCTATGTCGAGGCGGTGCACCCGGACGCGTTTCTCTTCGAGATCGCCGAGCGGTTCCTGCGCCAAGTCCCCACGGATCGGATCCGCATCGACGCTTTTGCGGCAGCGCGTGCGCGACGGGCCGTCACGCCGCCCCTGCGCGAGCGTCTCAAGCGCTGGCTTCGGTAGGCGGCGATCGCGCGCTTAAGACTTTGTTAACCACGGCGGCGTCCCCTGGTCTCGACAGCCTTTCAGGGTGAGCCCATGCCCGACCTCGATCTTCGCGCCGAATTCGCCAGGCTGTGCGCCGACGCGCCCGCGGGCGACGCGGGAGGGACGACCTACGAGGACACCCTCGGGCTCGCGGTTCAGCGCCTGGTCGGACGGACGCAGGATTCGCGAGCCGGAATCCCGACACGGCCGCTGCACCAGCTCGGGGCGTCGTTCGCAGACTGCCCCTTCATGGTCTCGGTCATGACGCTCCCTCTCGAGAGGATGGCGCAGGGCTTCCGCTGACAGGCAGCCCGTGGCCCGGCGTGACGACTGCAGCCGCCTATCATGCGGGACAATCTGCACGATCCGCCAGGGCCGCTTCCGGCGCCGCGTGAGCATCCGCGTCGATCAGCCGTCGAGGCTCCTCTCGCACCGCCGCACGCAGGGGACACCCGGACCCACCGCTCCCGGAAGGCGGCCGACCGTTTTCGTCAGGGCGCGGCGAGGCGGCACTGTGGATCGATGCTACGGCTCGCCCTTCCGATCGTGACGCCCGCAGTGTGGCCCTGACGGCGGCAGCGGAGGCATCGACCGGGAACGGTATCCTGCGGGGATCTTAGAAGAGCCGAGGTTACTGGTCCGTTTTCAGGAACGACCCAGCGGCGCGGACCGCTTGAGTGCCTCCGGCGTATCGCTTGTTCGCGCAGCCCCGCGCCCGTCGCTCAGCCGGAACGGCGGTTGCAGCGAACATAGGCCGAGGTCCCCCAGGCACTCGACCATGTCAGGCGGTCGCCATCCACCATCAGCCGAACCTGGGAGGACCAGCGCTTGTCGCGGTCACTGCAATCGGCCGCCATCGTCCATCCGCTGCCGGCGCGGTGGGTCTCGCGGAAGCTGCAGACGGTGTCGCCTGCTTTGGCGCGGTCGGGGGTGATCGTCGCCTGGATGTAACCATGACGCCGCGAGGGCAGGCCGCAGGCCTCCGCGGTCGGGCCCCAGGTTCCGACATAATCTGCCGCGAGGGCCGGCCGAATCGGAGCCGCCGGCACCGCGGCCTGCGCCATCACGGCCTGTGAGCTTGGTGGTGTCGCCGCGGCCGGGGTCGCAGGCACGGCCGGTTCGGGAGCCGCGACCGCGATCATGTGGCGCGGCAGATCCTCGGTCTGGTCGATCAGCGGTTCACCGACCATCGGGGTCGCCGTCTTCCGGAACGGCATATCCTCGGTCAGGTAAGCCGCACAATAGGCGAAGAGGCCGATCCACCCGACGGCAAGCAGAAGTGGCGGAGCGAGCGCGCGTCGGCTTTCGACCTGAGGATCGACGGCCGGATCGGCCAAGGCTCCCGCCGCCATCTCGTCCTCCCCGATCGTCCCGTCGCGCCCCTGCTGCTGGCAGCGCGGGCGCCACATCACGAATTGCTGCAATCCGCTACTCAACGTTGCTGTGTTGAGCCACCGATTACCGTCTCGCGAATGGTTAACACCGAGTTAACAGGCGGCGCTTCCGTCAATCGGCGGAGGCGAATGCCACGGCATCAGATCGGGAAGTGAGGAAAATCCAGTGTCAGGGAACGGGCAAGGCCCCGCCACGACGCGCGTGACGAGGCCTTACTGAAGCGGGTTTCTAAGAGCGCCTAACAGAACCGTTTGATCTGCTTGAGGGTGATGAGGCTCGCGGCCAGGGTTGTGAAGGCCTCGTAGATGTCGCCGCGCCGCTCGTAGCGGATGGGCAGGCGGCGGAAGCGGTTGACACGAGGATCGCCGCCAGACGCCTACTCATCGGTGTGTGGCCTCACGCGCATGCAACTCGGACGCGGCCGTGTATCGGGACGGTCATAGCATGACGGAGGGCGCGGCAGGCAAGTCCATCGCGACGATGATCTCTATTGGCTGCGCGCGTGCGGATCATCACCGCCGCCGAGACTGCATCGGCGCATCGTTCCATCTCGATCCTGCCGAGGGAGTAAAATATGTGGACCCAAAGCCTGTTCGCGAGCATGTGCCGGCGAAAAAGAGGCTGTTGAAACACTAGAATACGCCAAATAACGGAGCCAGAATTCAGACCGTTTCGATAGGGTCGATTCTGACAGGTAGTGAGCCTTTAGATATTCGGATTGATTGACTGAACACCTCCAGCTCGCGGAAGGGGTGTCTGCCGAAGTCCGATCCATCAACGTCCGCCACTGTCGATTTTCCCTTGCGATAGCAAGCCGCTCACGGGAAAAAATTCCACGGGTGTCCGCTACGATCCGAGCCAATCGGCGTCGAATGGTGGGGTAGCTGGTCGGGTACATGGCGCGCGAGCTCAACCGCCTTTCGGCTCGCAGGGTCCAGACGCTGAACGAGCCCGGCCGGCACGCCGACGGCGGCGGCCTCGACCTCGTAATCGAGCCTAGCGGATCGAGGCGTTGGGCGATGCTCTACCAAGTGCGAGGCAACCGTCGCGAGAGGGGCTTCGGCTCCGGAAATGCGGTGTCCCTGGCCCGGGCACCCGAGATGGCCGCGGACGCCCGTGCGCAGATCGCCGAGGGCATCGACCCGATCGACGCGAAGGCTGCGGCGGTCGCGCCCCCGCCCCTGCCGGCACCGGTCACGTTCGCCGACGTGGCCGTGACCTAGATGGCCGACCGGGAAAGGGCTTGGCGGAACGCTGCGCACCGCGCGCAAATACGAGCACCTGTGCCTCGCCGCGATCACGCTGCCGCCGCCGGTGAAGCAGATCCCGCCAGTGCCGCCGGGCGTGCCCTACACGATCGAAGTCTGGAAGGAGGTCGGCGGCAACATCGAGCTGCACCTCGCCACGATCTACCCGCTGGCCCTCGCGCTCGCGGCGTTTGAGGCCGCGTGCCAGGAATGGCCGACGCACATGGTCACACCGCGCGACCGGGCTCGGATCGTGCGGAAGCGGGAGCGGCCGTCGCAGACCGCCAGCACGTAGCCGGACACCCGCTGCTCAGTCGGCCCGCACCTCGGTGCCGCCCGAGTTGGGACAGCAGCTGGCGACCGGCGTGCATCAAGTACCACGCCGACCGCGCGCGCCCTGGGCCGCGGGTAACGCGCGACTCGTCCAGCCCCATGTCGACCAGAATCGGCATGATGGACGGGCGAGCCTGCGTCCGGAGGCCGCCGGGGTTCGCCGCGACTGCGCGTAGAGCCTTCAGCGCCAGCCCCCGGACTGGAGCGTGCATTTCGGCAGGCATCACGGCGGGCTCCTGGGCGAAGGCCGTCAACGTGCCGGTGGGCGGCGTGGTCTCAGCGACCATCCCTGCCGGGTACTTCGCGGTGCTGCCGGTAATCCGGCACGCGATCCAAGCCGCCGGGACGAGGGACTACGTCTTCCGCCTTTCCGGCCTCACGCTGAACGCCGACAAGACGATCACCGTCACGGGTTTGGTCCGCGAGAGCCGCACGAACCCGGCGGTCATCTCGCTGCTGAGCACGCTGGCTAACTACGACCCATTCCAGGCGACTTCCTCGGCAGTGACCCTGCACCTCTCCGCCGAGGAGAGCGACTGATGCGCGCCGCCAGCATAGGGCTGCGGAACATCAGCAAGGATAATGACCCGCACCCCTCTTGCGCCGCTTCACTCAGCCTTGGCTTTGCTCTTCCGGCGCTTGAGGAAGGCGACCGTACCACCAGCCAGCACTAACCCGAGCATAGCATTCACTTCTGGAGACGGGGCTCCGCCCGTATTGCCGCCTCCTTGCTGACCACCGCCACCCCCACTACCGAAAAGTACATCCAATAAGGAGGCGTGAGCGCTGGAGGGCATCGAGAAGAGGGCCAAACCCAAGAACGACATGGCGCTCAAAGATTTTTTTGCCGAATTCATTTCACGACTCCCAAACGAATCTGCGATCGATAAATCGAGACAACATACACGGTACCTAATGTTTAGATCCGATCAATATATTATGCGCGCTAGCGTATCCGCATCGTTTACGTAGATAAAACCCCGCGTGCGATCGCTGCCGGCCTTAACTACCAACATCTCCATTGCGCAAGTGGCTCTCGTCTGATGGCGAATATGTATCGCCCCAACAAAATCAATAATCCCGCCTTATTTAGCACTTCGCGCGTGGAATTGCTGGTAAAATCGCCTTCGTGTAGCCAAGAGATCTATGATGACCCGCTGTTTCGCGGCGCTGGCGCTCGCCTGTGCGCTCCTGTGGTCGAGCGTGGCTGAGGCCCGACACCGCCGCCGCATCGCGTGCGTGACGGTTTACCTCGAACGCATGGGCACGGTTTGGGTCTGCGCCCGGCGGCTCGCGATGTTTCGACAGCCTCAAGGATCGAGTCGGGCTCGTCCGCGCTCACCCCTTCACGGGATGCGCCAGCAGGATCGCGGTCCGGCCCATGTCGCGCTTCCAGGCCGCCTTGTCGGTCTTCGGTGCATCGGCCGCGCGCTCGTCTGTTTGCAGCATCTCGACTAGGTCGAGCGTCCAGCCCTTCGCGAGCGGATAGGCATTGGCGGCGAGGTCGGCCAGCACCGCGTCGATAGCAGCATCGATCTCTTGGTCGGAGATCTCGGCGGCCTTGCGCAGTTCGGAGACGGAGGGGTTGGTGGCCATCGAATCCACGCTGGTGGGGTAGATGGTGGGTTACAGGCGCCAGGTCCGGGAATTATGCAGTCGAAACAACGAAATTTGGCGGAAGGGGTGGGATTCGAACCCACGGTGGAGTTGCCCCCACGGCGGTTTTCAAGACCGCTGCCTTAAACCACTCGGCCACCCTTCCTTCGCGGGATCCACAAGGCGATGGTTAGGGCCGTGTTCGTTCCCGCGTCAACCACTGAACGACCGGTTGACCTGCCGGAACATTCCGCTTATCCCACCGCCCACGCCGCGGGCTGCTCATGCAACGCGGGTCGTGCCTGGCGATCAGCTTGTCAGAAGGCTCAGCCAGAACATAGCTTGGGGGATAGTTTAACGGTAGAACGGTGGACTCTGACTCCTCTAGTCCTGGTTCGAATCCAGGTCCCCCAGCCACCGATAAATCAATAACTTAGCTAGATCGACCGCTGCTCAACTCGGCAAGTTTGCCACCGAGTTTGACTTTTCGTCGGAACGGTCATCCCCGTGCAACTCGCCCATCACGCGCGCATTTGAGCGCTTCATGTCGGCGGTCCGGTGGTAGACCGGCGTGGCGTAGGTTGTGCGCTGGCCGAGGATGTCGGCGATCTCCCGATCCGTTTTTCCCAGCTCGCGCAGATCAGTCGCGACGCTGTGTCGTAGCCCGTGCGCCGTGAGGCCGGGACGCACCTTGCCCGCATCTTCCAGTCGCGTGCGCAGCTTGCGCCACGAGGCGTTCCAACCGCCATCGGTCCAGGGCGTGCCCTCAGACGTCACGAACAGGTGCGTCCGGCTCGGGAGGCGCTGGTCGAGGATCGCAGCGAGCGGCGCCGGACACGGCACGCACACCTCGACGTCGCCCTTCCCCGTCCGGAAGGTGATCATCCCGTCCTGATACGCGGCCGCCGGCATCGTGCGCACATCGCCCAATCGCGCGCCGAGATAGCGCATGAAGGCGAGCGGTGCCTTCAACTGGATCGGCGCGGCCGAGAGCACGGCTTCACGCTCGTCGCTCGTCCAGGGCCTGTTCCGATGCTTCTCGCCGGTCGCCTTGCGGATCTTCTCCACGCGCAGCGCCGGGTTCGTCTCCAACAGGCCGAGGTTCACGCCGACGCCGAGCATGCGGGAGAGAACCTGCACCACGTAGTTCGCGAACCGACGCTTGTGCTTGGCGAACGCCTGATTCCGCCATGTGAATACCTGCGCCCGCGTGATCGCCGAGAGCGGCATGCCGCCGGCCTTCTCGAACATAATCAGGACGCGCTCGTAGTCGGCCTTCGTGATGGGCTTCAGCCGCAGGTACTCCGGCGTCTTCCGGTATTCCGCGATAAGGTGGCCCAGCGTGTTCTTGGCGACGGCCTTCGCCTTCCAGGCCTGGTTGAGCCGGTCAACCTCACTAACGAAGGCCGCCGTGCCCGGCTCGGAATGGATGCGGGCACCGCTCGCTCGGTGGTAGTAATAGGTCTTCCCGGCCTTCGCGGACCAGAACCGCTTCACGCCCGCGATCTTGTGTCGTGTCGTCACCCGAATACCTTCGCGCCCCAGTCGGTTGGATCTGCAGCATCGTCCGTGAGTCCGGACAGCCCGTCGAGCCACCGGTCGAGCGCCTTGCGGTCGTAGCGCAGGAGCCGCTTGTCGAGACGCGCGTCGGGCGACAGCGACAGAGGGGTCACCGGGCAGGCTCGCTCGAAGGCGGGCGCCGAAAGCCGGCAGTAGGCCGCCGCCTCAGGCAGCGTGAGCAATCGGCTCGCAGGCAAAGGCACGGCTCTCCCCTTCCCTTCCTCCGAGGCACGGACGCTACGCGGCACTGCCCCCTCCCCGCTCGTTCAGCCCGGCGTCGTCAGCCGGCAGATGCATCAGCGCCTCGCGCTGCGCGTAGCCGCATTGCGCGCAGAAATGCGGGTAGAGCTTGTGCGGCCGGTACGCATGGCGGCCGCCGGCCTGTTTGAGCCGCCGGCGTCCCTCCGCCTCATCCGCCATCCGCGGATCGTAGAACTCGGCGCCGCTGTCCGGCGTGACGCCGAGCGGTCGGCGGATCGCGTCGTGGAAGGCGATGAGGAGGCGGGCGCGATCGGCCCGCATGTCGGCGATCACTCCCTCGATGATGGCCACGGCCTGGCGATCGCCCTGCACCGGCACGACGGCATACTTGGCCTTGGTCACCTCGGGCATGCGCAGGTAGTCCAGCGCCTCGGCGAGCTTCTCATCGCGTTCTGCGCTCATGCCGCCCCCGCGATGTCGAGCGCGTCGGCCGTAGAGAGTAATGTATTCAAAGCCAACACAGATTTATTCCCCGCGCCGATGATGCTAGATCCGACGCCAGGGAGGAGCGTCATGGCCGAACATCGAAGATTCGAGCGGCACGGATCCGCATTGGAGACCGGCAGAATACTCTTCGGTGAGCCGCAGGATTTCTGCGATTGCCTCGTTTCGGATCTGGGTAGATCCATAGCAACGATCGAGATTGGCCCAGATACGGCACTTCCAGGTACATTTAGGTTGATCTCAGAGGGGCTACGCCTCGACGAGCGTTGCCTGGTGCTTTGGCGCGAAGATCGCAAGCTCGGCCTGAAATTCGCCACCTGAATGTCGGGCTCAGCCAAGGCGAACCTCCGGCAGCTTGCGCAGGCCACGGAACGGTCGGACCACCCGGCTGCCATCCTGGCGCTCGATCAGGACGTTGTGCGGGGCGCGTCGGCGGCCCCAGCTGGAGCCGTCCAACTTGCCGATCGGCGCGGACGGACCGGCGCCGGTCTTGCCCCAGCGGATCAGCACGCGGACGAGCGAGCCCGCTTCGAGGTATGCGCGGCCGATCATCGACGCACCTGCGCCGTTATGCCTCTACATACATTATTACAGTCAAAATTTGGCTTTAAGCTCCTTTTAATCCTCGAAAGTAATAATGCCTTTGAGTGGAGGCGCAATTCATGATCAGCGTTTCGACTGACAACTATTTTACGATGCTTCGCGCGGCACAGCTGCAGGCGGCGCGGGAAGGGCTGCCCAGCAATAGCCGGCGATTCGTCCCCGTCGCCATTGAGGAGCACGCGCCCCCACCCGCGACGCAGAATGTCAGCGCTCGGGCCGCTCGAGTCGTCGATGTATTGATTTAATATAACCATGTCTTCATAGGATCGAATTGTGACGCAGGATTTCACAGACAGCCGACGTGAAGCAACGATCTTGCTGGTGTATGTTCTCACGACTAGGGGACGGATGCCGTGCACGATGGTCGGTCGCTCTGAAGGAGGCGCGGAGCTCAAGGTCTTAAACCCACACGATATTCCCGAGACTTTCACTCTTGTTGTGAAACACAGCGGCGAGATCCGGGATGTCCAAGTGACATGGCGACAGCGTGATTCAATCGGGGTGATGTTCGCATAGCGCTTCACGACCGCCCGTCCCCGAAGCCCGGCTCGCGCAGCACGGCGGCGAGGCGGCGGTATGTAGCCGCGCGCTGAGCCTGTGCGATCGCGCGCTCGTCGGATGAGCACCAGACGGCGTCCTTCCCGGCTGCGTCGGCTGCCGCGTCGAGGGCGGCGGCGATCGAAGCTGGGTCGAGCCGCGGCGCCGCGGCGAGCATGGCGCGGTAGGCCGCCACGTCGCTGCTGTCCTGGTGCTCGCCGCCGATCTCTGTCGTACCGGTGTTCTTCGTGCGCCAGAAGGCGCCGAGCATCTCCGGCAGCGGGTGGCACGGCACCAGCACGTAGCCGCGCGGCCCTGCTGGAACCTGCGCAACCTGGGTTAAGCCGGTTTCACCGTCTGTGCGCTCGGTGTTCTGGTTGACAGGCTCAGCCATGACGGGCGCCTCCCGTCGCGAGGGCGGCCTTCAGAGCGGCTTCGGCATCCTCCAGGACCTCCGCCAGGAGCTTCTCCGGCAGGATGTCGAGGACGTTGACGATCTCGGGAGCGCCGAGTCGGCCGCCCCGGGCATTGGCGATCGCTGCAGCAGCCGCCTCGATCATCTCGCGCGTGATTGTGGTTTCGGCCATGGGGCTACTCCGCGGTTCGAGAGGCGATGCGCCCAGCCCGGTGCGCTGCTAGGCACTCGGCTTGCGAGAGACAGGGCCGGGCGAGATCGAGGGCTTTATGCGCGAGGATAAGCTTCGGCGCTGGGCGCCCTGGATTGGTGCAGCGCTGCTGATCCTGGTGGCGGTGGTGCTCGCGATGATCGTGTGAGCGTCTGAGCGTGCTGCGGAGGCTTCGGTAGATCTCGGCCTCGGAGCGGGGGACCGGGGCCAGCATGTGGCAAGCGTTAGGCTTCATCCCCGCTCCCCCGCGCTCACCCGCTCCCCGAACGCGGCGGCGGGTGTGGTGCGAGGCGCCACGGCCGATGCAACAATCCACGAAATCTTAGCGATACTGAGCTTAGCCATAAGGCTGTCCCAACGGAGCTGATCACCGGCGGCCGCAACGAGGGAGCTTCCGATGACCAAGCCAGCCACCGTGCGTAGCCGCCTCGTCGACGCGGTCGTGACGGCCGCCATGGCGTTCAGCTTGGTCGTGCAAGCGCAGGCCATGATCCTGCCGCCGCACTTCGTGTGAGACCACGCAGCGGCCATCTCGACGCGCCGGTCGTCGTGGCTGTCCCAGCCAGTGCCGGCGCAGCGGGGGCATGGGAGGTGCGAGGTCGGGCCCTCAGACATCGAACATCTCCGCGATGTCGCGATCGACGGGCAGGCCCATCGCCCGGTCGAGGTGCGCCTCGATCACAAGGTCGGCCATGCTGG
The sequence above is drawn from the Methylobacterium mesophilicum SR1.6/6 genome and encodes:
- a CDS encoding alginate O-acetyltransferase AlgX-related protein encodes the protein MTSGNGVAVGQDGWLYWVGRAREVETFYGDTVTSRRILQRWARLIDGRARRLDRLGIRHAHTVVPDKLAVYPDLLGRPFPGVDDPPGVRLARLTQTPMVDLMAPLLAARAEEPVYLRTDTHWSYRGYLVAYRALCEALDAPVAEHVFAGTHARERFTFDLGEKLSPAVAEDYVAYDFPRRAGRIDANALVHVRESGRTVRPRGLFVGSRVVLRNPQAADPRRLVLFGDSYIYNPGARLTAMLAETFAEVHAIWSANIDWAYVEAVHPDAFLFEIAERFLRQVPTDRIRIDAFAAARARRAVTPPLRERLKRWLR
- a CDS encoding peptidase inhibitor family I36 protein; translation: MQQFVMWRPRCQQQGRDGTIGEDEMAAGALADPAVDPQVESRRALAPPLLLAVGWIGLFAYCAAYLTEDMPFRKTATPMVGEPLIDQTEDLPRHMIAVAAPEPAVPATPAAATPPSSQAVMAQAAVPAAPIRPALAADYVGTWGPTAEACGLPSRRHGYIQATITPDRAKAGDTVCSFRETHRAGSGWTMAADCSDRDKRWSSQVRLMVDGDRLTWSSAWGTSAYVRCNRRSG
- a CDS encoding tyrosine-type recombinase/integrase, which codes for MTTRHKIAGVKRFWSAKAGKTYYYHRASGARIHSEPGTAAFVSEVDRLNQAWKAKAVAKNTLGHLIAEYRKTPEYLRLKPITKADYERVLIMFEKAGGMPLSAITRAQVFTWRNQAFAKHKRRFANYVVQVLSRMLGVGVNLGLLETNPALRVEKIRKATGEKHRNRPWTSDEREAVLSAAPIQLKAPLAFMRYLGARLGDVRTMPAAAYQDGMITFRTGKGDVEVCVPCPAPLAAILDQRLPSRTHLFVTSEGTPWTDGGWNASWRKLRTRLEDAGKVRPGLTAHGLRHSVATDLRELGKTDREIADILGQRTTYATPVYHRTADMKRSNARVMGELHGDDRSDEKSNSVANLPS
- a CDS encoding PilZ domain-containing protein, with amino-acid sequence MSHSSRSIGTFVERRASERKPTALLAFAQHANGWRFPCQVKNISDRGAMLEFLGTQAVMLEDAFDLVLANAETRYSVKLIWRKERTAGVVFCPEPE
- a CDS encoding Arm DNA-binding domain-containing protein, whose translation is MARELNRLSARRVQTLNEPGRHADGGGLDLVIEPSGSRRWAMLYQVRGNRRERGFGSGNAVSLARAPEMAADARAQIAEGIDPIDAKAAAVAPPPLPAPVTFADVAVT